A region of Vigna radiata var. radiata cultivar VC1973A chromosome 6, Vradiata_ver6, whole genome shotgun sequence DNA encodes the following proteins:
- the LOC106763555 gene encoding uncharacterized protein LOC106763555, producing the protein MEITTPLTEALQQTPVYARHVKPYIGEEIEKAMEEFCNGPLKRKHPPKMKDPGGLTIPCTIGSVKIGRALLDSSINLMPLSMLKKIGGLTLKPTNISLVVVDGSSKKPYGVVEDVVIRVESVEFLVDFVIIKMKEDDRIPLILERSFMKTTKVVISVYDGVIMLKDQEEKVIYNLSKEKQMRIKKRAKYKASKKDAAVDRPESAKVVNKGNNCVLMLVKEEEKVGKGGIVHFDLKDALFKLGTPVKYKKKMWVVKGFQENRVIEIEDPYSKRVEKVDRKQLMSWCD; encoded by the coding sequence ATGGAGATCACTACGCCATTGACTGAAGCATTGCAACAAACTCCTGTTTATGCTAGGCATGTAAAGCCATATATTGGAGAAGAGATAGAGAAAGCTATGGAGGAATTTTGCAATGGCCCTTTGAAGAGAAAACACCCtccaaaaatgaaggatccaggaggCCTTACAATTCCTTGCACCATTGGGAGTGTGAAGATAGGGAGAGCTTTACTTGATTCgagtattaatttgatgcccctatctatgTTGAAGAAGATTGGTGGTCTGACATTGAAGCCAACAAATATTTCCTTGGTTGTGGTGGATGGATCATCAAAGAAACCTTATGGTGTGGTGGAGGATGTGGTGATTCGTGTTGAAAGCGTTGAATTCCTGGTTGATTTTGTGATAATAAAGATGAAGGAGGATGATAGGATCCCGTTGATTCTTGAAAGGTCGTTCATGAAGACGACCAAAGTGGTCATAAGTGTCTATGATGGGGTGATTATgcttaaagaccaagaagaaaAGGTGATCTATAATCTCTCCAAAGAGAAGCAAATGCGAATAAAAAAAAGGGCTAAGTATAAAGCTTCAAAGAAGGATGCAGCAGTTGATAGGCCTGAGTCTGCTAAAGTGGTTAACAAAGgtaataattgtgttttaatgcTGGTAAAGGAAGAGGAGAAGGTTGGAAAAGGAGGGATAGTCCACTTTGACTTGAAGGATGCATTATTCAAGCTTGGTACACCggtgaaatacaagaagaagatGTGGGTGGTGAAAGGCTTTCAAGAGAATAGAGTGATAGAGATTGAAGATCCATATTCTAAGAGAGTCGAGAAAGTGGACCGGaagcaattgatgagttggtgtgattAA